In Croceicoccus sp. Ery15, a genomic segment contains:
- a CDS encoding nitrogen regulation protein NR(II) has product MTLAGTIGEAVRPSPDHARLIASLPYAVVMLRPGQRIAAVNGAGEQLLGQSARRLIGKSLKSVVDFGEPRLMAMLDDSDVQINARDMAARIGKSSARRLHVIVSPVAGWEGWQTLTLIESAEVEGFEESGINTHEEAGLRAPEILAHEIKNPLAGIRGAAQLLGRKAKASDRALTNLIADEVDRIAALIDQMQTLSSRSAAPATPVNLHVAIRRASAVLEAGGHANVRIREEFDPSLPMVLVNSDSLLQVLLNLLTNAAEACAGEDCPEVTLRTRFASGIMLRQAGHAQPIRLPIEICVTDNGPGVDPELRDHIFEPFVSSKKQGQGLGLALVRKLVRDMNGRINHERDELRGLTHFRIRLPMVETRREDSEA; this is encoded by the coding sequence GTGACGCTTGCCGGCACGATCGGAGAGGCCGTTCGCCCGTCGCCCGATCACGCGCGTCTGATCGCCAGCCTGCCCTATGCCGTCGTCATGCTGCGCCCCGGCCAGCGCATCGCTGCCGTCAATGGCGCGGGTGAGCAGCTGTTGGGACAAAGTGCGCGAAGGCTGATCGGTAAGTCATTGAAATCGGTCGTTGATTTCGGTGAACCGCGGCTGATGGCGATGCTGGACGATAGCGATGTACAGATCAATGCACGCGATATGGCGGCCCGCATCGGCAAATCCAGCGCCCGCCGTCTGCATGTCATCGTTTCTCCGGTCGCGGGCTGGGAGGGTTGGCAGACGCTGACCCTGATCGAATCGGCAGAAGTTGAGGGGTTCGAGGAATCGGGCATCAATACGCATGAGGAAGCGGGGCTGCGCGCCCCTGAGATCCTTGCGCACGAGATCAAGAACCCGCTGGCCGGTATCCGCGGGGCGGCGCAGCTTTTGGGGCGCAAAGCCAAGGCATCGGACCGTGCACTGACCAATCTGATCGCGGACGAGGTTGACCGTATCGCTGCGCTGATCGATCAGATGCAAACCCTGTCGAGCCGTTCCGCAGCGCCCGCAACACCCGTAAACCTGCATGTCGCGATCCGCCGCGCCAGCGCCGTTCTGGAAGCAGGCGGGCATGCCAATGTGCGCATACGCGAGGAATTCGATCCGTCGCTTCCCATGGTGCTGGTCAATTCGGATTCGCTGCTGCAGGTGCTGCTGAACCTGTTGACCAACGCGGCGGAGGCTTGCGCCGGAGAGGACTGCCCCGAAGTCACGCTGCGCACCCGTTTCGCCAGTGGCATCATGCTGCGGCAGGCAGGTCATGCCCAGCCGATCCGCCTGCCGATCGAGATATGCGTGACCGACAATGGCCCCGGTGTCGATCCGGAACTGCGCGACCATATTTTCGAGCCCTTCGTTTCCTCCAAGAAACAGGGGCAGGGGTTGGGCCTTGCGCTGGTGCGCAAGCTGGTGCGCGACATGAACGGGCGCATCAATCACGAGCGGGACGAACTGCGCGGCCTGACGCATTTCCGCATCCGCCTGCCCATGGTGGAAACCAGGCGCGAGGATAGCGAAGCATGA
- a CDS encoding sigma 54-interacting transcriptional regulator, whose amino-acid sequence MSAPVLLVEDDISIAVVITTALEDEGLKVVRCDTIAERDRLLACENYSALVTDVVLKDGDGIGTLDEVRARQPNLPVIVVSAQNTLDTAVRASDTGAFEYFPKPFDLDELVRAVTAAIGNAEAEAKPLEGEGDPALPLVGRSNAMQAVYRMITRVLRNDLTVLILGESGTGKELVAEAIHKLGQRSRGPFVAVNTAAIPADLIESELFGHEKGAFTGAFARHIGKFEQARGGTLFLDEIGDMPMQAQTRLLRALQSGTILRVGGREEVPIDARIVAATNKDLAPLIETGRFREDLFYRLNVVPIQLPPLRERGDDVDALASHFLAQAARDGLPRRNLSKDGAALLRAQPWRGNVRELKNFVYRLALLAREEIVDRNAVQALLADEAATAPPPSGAIMAESGGINDLDNALHRWLAANAPEPGQIYAKAIAAFEKPLLTHMLDTTGGNQLRAARMLGINRNTLRKRLDELDIDPDRFTPRTRG is encoded by the coding sequence ATGAGCGCGCCGGTTCTTCTGGTCGAAGACGATATCTCCATTGCGGTCGTGATCACCACGGCGCTGGAGGATGAGGGGCTGAAAGTCGTCCGCTGTGATACGATTGCAGAGCGGGACCGGCTGCTGGCGTGCGAGAATTATTCGGCGCTGGTGACCGATGTCGTGCTGAAAGATGGCGACGGCATCGGCACTTTGGACGAAGTGCGCGCACGGCAGCCCAACCTGCCGGTGATCGTCGTGTCGGCGCAAAATACGCTGGATACGGCGGTGCGCGCCAGCGACACGGGTGCGTTCGAATATTTCCCCAAGCCTTTCGATCTCGACGAACTTGTCCGCGCGGTCACCGCCGCGATCGGCAATGCCGAGGCAGAGGCAAAGCCGCTGGAGGGAGAGGGCGATCCCGCGCTTCCGCTGGTCGGCCGGTCCAATGCGATGCAAGCGGTCTATCGCATGATCACCCGCGTTTTGCGCAACGATCTGACCGTGCTGATCCTGGGCGAATCGGGCACGGGCAAGGAACTGGTGGCCGAGGCGATCCACAAGCTGGGCCAGCGTTCGCGCGGGCCTTTCGTGGCCGTGAATACGGCGGCGATACCCGCCGACCTGATTGAATCCGAATTGTTCGGCCATGAAAAAGGCGCGTTCACAGGAGCCTTTGCGCGCCATATCGGCAAGTTCGAGCAGGCGCGCGGGGGCACTTTGTTCCTCGACGAAATCGGCGATATGCCGATGCAGGCGCAGACCCGACTGTTGCGGGCGTTGCAATCGGGCACCATCCTGCGCGTCGGCGGGCGCGAGGAAGTGCCAATCGATGCGCGCATTGTGGCCGCGACGAACAAGGATCTGGCGCCTCTCATCGAAACCGGGCGCTTTCGCGAGGATCTTTTCTATCGCCTGAATGTCGTGCCGATCCAGCTTCCCCCGCTGCGTGAACGGGGCGACGATGTCGATGCGCTGGCCAGCCATTTTCTGGCACAAGCCGCGCGCGACGGGCTGCCGCGCCGCAATCTCAGCAAGGATGGCGCGGCGCTTTTACGGGCGCAGCCATGGCGCGGCAATGTGCGCGAACTGAAGAATTTCGTCTATCGCCTTGCCTTGCTGGCACGTGAGGAGATTGTCGACCGCAATGCGGTTCAGGCTTTGCTGGCCGACGAGGCCGCGACTGCCCCGCCGCCATCGGGCGCAATCATGGCCGAGAGCGGCGGCATCAACGATCTCGACAATGCGCTGCATCGCTGGCTGGCTGCCAATGCGCCCGAGCCGGGCCAGATTTATGCCAAGGCGATTGCTGCTTTCGAAAAACCGTTGCTGACCCATATGCTCGACACCACGGGCGGCAACCAGCTGCGTGCCGCACGAATGTTGGGGATCAACCGCAACACTTTGCGCAAACGTCTGGACGAGCTTGATATCGATCCGGACCGGTTTACCCCCCGCACGCGCGGCTGA
- a CDS encoding ATP-binding protein, translating to MSSDRPFPADSFEAPLQGGAQAADEAIATSANGVANSAGRDWQRLMRRIGIVWHRSNGFAILEIACVIAIAVTVVFGWMTLDGASQDALLPTATTTTLLVVTLVPGMGLMVLIGRRLALRRAQRLTGSTGRMHVRLVFFFSLLAAVPTLLVVVFASFLFQSGVEFWFSDRSRGLLEDANELARGYYAENFRDIGDKTIAMADDIRFYLDRAAITSPEFAEAYTRQVIVREFDSSAILEVGKDGNVRTAAIVDPESDFGPASIHSEVFAKLSAGSRVEVTAVAEKIEAVAPLDLDAGIYLYTSRESDPLAFSQWQRAQSVLANYDVLTDNVRSLQLQFNIALLVVSLALVGLAVWFALRFADRQVGPLAELVDAARDVGAGNFSSRVSGRTGSDEIGLLNRAFNRMTAQIERQTAALLSANEQLHERRAFIEAVLDSATAGIVSIDTEGKILLINGSAQTLLVGEDDEAPVGQSLSAVAPTLAALVEEGKASGIAQIPRGGDMRTLAVKRARTTHGHVLTFEDITRQLLDQRRAAWSDVARRIAHEIKNPLTPIQLATERLNRRYRRQIETDGELFDELTQTIIRQVGDLRKMVDEFSSFARMPKPSFRREDISDLVRQSMFLQEVGHPEITYRFRAGEGDTGIDCDRHQVGQAMTNVLKNAAEAIEARRLAEGDDYRGQIEVAMQPDKDGVTITVTDNGSGLPQQGDRIVEPYMTTREKGTGLGLAIVQKILGEHGGHIGFEPAAKGGTTVRMRFARDPLSEENAAGDGGRQAAE from the coding sequence ATGAGTTCCGACCGCCCTTTCCCCGCCGATTCCTTTGAAGCCCCACTTCAGGGTGGCGCACAGGCTGCGGATGAAGCGATCGCGACATCCGCCAACGGCGTTGCCAACAGTGCCGGCCGCGACTGGCAGCGTCTGATGCGCCGGATCGGGATCGTCTGGCACCGGTCGAACGGCTTTGCGATATTGGAAATCGCCTGCGTGATCGCGATTGCGGTCACGGTCGTGTTCGGCTGGATGACACTGGATGGCGCTTCGCAGGATGCATTGCTGCCGACGGCCACCACCACGACATTGCTGGTGGTAACGCTGGTGCCCGGCATGGGGCTGATGGTGCTGATCGGAAGGCGGCTGGCGCTGCGACGGGCCCAGCGGCTGACGGGATCGACGGGGCGCATGCATGTGCGGCTTGTGTTCTTTTTTTCTCTGCTGGCGGCGGTTCCGACGCTGCTGGTCGTGGTATTCGCATCCTTCCTGTTCCAGTCAGGCGTCGAATTCTGGTTTTCCGACCGTTCGCGCGGCTTGCTGGAGGATGCGAACGAGCTGGCGCGCGGCTATTATGCCGAGAATTTCCGCGACATCGGCGACAAGACCATCGCGATGGCGGACGACATCCGGTTCTACCTCGACCGCGCCGCGATCACGAGCCCCGAGTTTGCCGAGGCCTATACGCGGCAGGTGATCGTACGCGAATTCGACAGCTCGGCCATTCTGGAAGTGGGCAAGGACGGCAATGTGCGCACTGCCGCTATCGTCGATCCCGAAAGCGATTTCGGCCCGGCGAGCATCCACTCAGAAGTGTTTGCCAAGCTGTCAGCCGGTTCGCGCGTTGAGGTCACGGCAGTGGCCGAAAAGATCGAAGCGGTGGCCCCGCTCGACCTCGATGCCGGTATCTATCTTTATACCTCGCGCGAATCCGATCCGCTGGCTTTCAGCCAGTGGCAGCGTGCGCAAAGCGTGCTCGCCAATTACGATGTGCTGACCGACAATGTCCGGTCGCTGCAATTGCAGTTCAACATCGCGCTGCTGGTCGTGTCGCTGGCGCTGGTCGGGCTGGCCGTGTGGTTCGCTCTGCGCTTTGCCGACCGGCAGGTCGGGCCCCTGGCAGAGCTGGTTGATGCCGCGCGCGATGTGGGGGCGGGCAATTTTTCCAGCCGGGTGAGCGGGCGCACGGGATCCGATGAAATCGGCCTGCTGAACCGTGCGTTCAATCGCATGACCGCGCAGATCGAGCGGCAGACCGCGGCACTTCTGTCGGCGAACGAGCAATTGCATGAACGGCGTGCCTTTATCGAGGCAGTACTGGATTCGGCCACGGCTGGCATCGTCTCGATCGATACCGAGGGTAAGATATTGCTGATCAACGGATCGGCGCAGACCCTGCTGGTGGGGGAGGACGACGAGGCGCCGGTCGGGCAAAGCCTCTCTGCCGTCGCCCCGACGCTTGCCGCTTTGGTAGAGGAAGGCAAGGCGAGCGGCATCGCGCAGATACCGCGCGGCGGGGACATGCGCACTCTGGCCGTAAAGCGCGCGCGCACGACGCACGGCCATGTTTTGACGTTTGAGGATATCACTCGCCAGTTGCTCGACCAGCGGCGCGCGGCCTGGTCCGATGTGGCGCGGCGGATCGCGCATGAAATCAAGAACCCGCTCACCCCGATCCAACTGGCGACCGAACGGCTCAACCGCCGGTACCGCCGCCAGATCGAAACCGATGGCGAGTTGTTCGACGAGCTGACGCAGACGATCATCCGGCAGGTCGGCGACCTTAGAAAAATGGTCGACGAGTTTTCCAGCTTTGCCCGCATGCCCAAGCCCAGCTTCCGACGCGAGGACATCTCGGACCTCGTCCGGCAATCGATGTTCCTGCAGGAAGTCGGCCATCCCGAAATCACCTATCGTTTCCGCGCGGGGGAAGGGGACACGGGTATCGATTGCGACCGCCATCAGGTGGGGCAGGCGATGACCAATGTGCTGAAAAACGCGGCCGAGGCGATTGAGGCGCGCCGATTGGCCGAAGGCGACGATTATCGCGGCCAGATCGAAGTGGCGATGCAGCCCGACAAGGACGGGGTGACGATCACCGTCACCGATAATGGCAGCGGCCTGCCGCAGCAGGGCGACCGCATCGTCGAACCCTATATGACCACGCGCGAGAAGGGCACCGGCCTCGGCCTTGCCATCGTCCAGAAAATTCTGGGCGAACATGGTGGGCATATCGGGTTCGAACCTGCCGCGAAGGGCGGAACGACCGTGCGTATGCGTTTCGCACGCGATCCGCTGTCGGAAGAAAACGCGGCAGGCGATGGCGGCAGGCAGGCCGCGGAATGA